Proteins encoded by one window of Myripristis murdjan chromosome 1, fMyrMur1.1, whole genome shotgun sequence:
- the sfrp2 gene encoding secreted frizzled-related protein 2 encodes MSGIILIVLCVMTLPSCMEAIHGLYNFGQHELFYKKNNCKPIPANLLLCHDIEYTEMRLPNLLGHETMNEVLQQASSWIPLVQKQCHPDTRKFLCSLFAPVCLDDLDEPIQPCRSLCESVKHGCAPVMSAFGFPWPDMLDCSRFPLDNDLCIPPAGIENFVPVTTEMPRVCDACKERDENDNEIVDNLCKNDFALKIKVKEISYINGDTKIVPETKSKTIYKLNGVTERDLRKTVLWLRDGLQCVCEEMNDINAAYLVMGQKMDGHLVITSLKRWQRGQREFKRISRSIRKLQC; translated from the exons ATGAGTGGCATTATTCTCATAGTGCTATGTGTGATGACATTACCGTCGTGCATGGAAGCTATCCACGGACTGTACAATTTTGGCCAACATGAATTATTCTACAAAAAGAACAACTGCAAGCCCATACCTGCAAACCTCCTCCTGTGCCACGACATAGAGTACACCGAGATGCGCCTCCCGAACCTGCTCGGACACGAAACCATGAATGAAGTTTTGCAGCAAGCTTCGTCTTGGATTCCGCTGGTTCAGAAGCAGTGCCATCCCGACACCAGAAAGTTCCTTTGCTCCCTTTTCGCCCCTGTGTGTCTGGACGATTTGGACGAGCCCATCCAGCCGTGCAGGTCTCTGTGCGAAAGCGTCAAACACGGCTGCGCACCTGTGATGTCCGCCTTTGGTTTCCCCTGGCCGGACATGCTGGACTGCAGCCGCTTTCCTCTCGACAATGACCTGTGCATCCCGCCTGCGGGCATCGAGAACTTTGTGCCAGTCACCACAGAGA TGCCCAGAGTCTGTGATGCTTGCAAGGAGAGGgatgaaaatgacaatgaaattgTTGACAACCTCTGCAAAAATGATTTTG CTCTGAAAATCAAAGTTAAGGAGATCTCCTACATAAACGGGGACACCAAGATTGTGCCAGAGACCAAGAGCAAGACCATTTACAAGCTGAACGGTGTGACCGAGCGCGACCTGAGGAAGACGGTGCTGTGGCTGCGGGACGgcctgcagtgtgtctgtgaggaGATGAACGACATCAACGCTGCCTACCTGGTCATGGGCCAGAAGATGGACGGCCATCTGGTCATCACCTCGCTGAAGCGCTGGCAGAGGGGCCAGCGTGAGTTTAAGAGGATCTCCCGCAGCATCCGCAAGCTGCAgtgctga
- the tnip2 gene encoding TNFAIP3-interacting protein 2, with product MDSVNCLNMDTDMLKDKIRSYNTLNTMYHETRQEIDILNKQIYMKDNLIADLKAKLGRYERICIGVEDNDPVVLGPSKSLLESLCKEICKLKQKRNEAEVKASRQAEISQQEIQRVRVQLKEKERELESVRCQPDHEKDQEIQRLRSALEERDRAEATRAVLCNSLAEEADQLRGQLGATVKVCQELLARLEREKKGGAVEEMPLQQKAREMTESVNAQICQLQEENHQLKQRVAYVESLNAKWQKYDSSREEYVRGLCQRLKETSTRIMSSSGPGAAGPEHRAGLGLVSGLGPVSSGLLHQEISRLNGLLEEKMSECVRLGREVDEIRRRDQERIQTLEQQVLIYTEDFKSERADRERAQGRIQDLKDEIIQLQQQLHKQGASRENRDAAPVCRVHIGHRITSRRHKDSAEHLRRTGVEPPKQPAAATTPNLAWNECQGLSELQCPRCLTTFDDRDAAEYLNHCEECAKL from the exons ATGGATAGCGTCAATTGTCTAAACATGGATACCGACATGCTGAAAGACAAAATCCGGAGCTACAACACGCTGAATACGATGTATCACGAAACGCGTCAAGAGATTGACATTTTGAACAAGCAAATCTACATGAAGGACAACTTAATTGCAGATTTAAAGGCCAAGTTGGGGAGATATGAGAGGATCTGCATCGGTGTGGAGGATAACGATCCTGTGGTCCTCGGGCCGTCCAAGTCTTTGTTGGAGAGCTTGTGTAAAGAAATCtgcaaactgaaacaaaagagAAACGAAGCAGAGGTCAAAGCATCTCGCCAGGCAGAAATCAGCCAACAA GAGATCCAGAGGGTGCGTGTGCAGctcaaagagaaggagagggagctgGAGAGCGTCAGGTGTCAGCCGGACCATGAGAAGGATCAGGAGATCCAGAGGCTGCGCTCTGCCCTGGAGGAGCGAGACCGGGCCGAGGCCACCAGGGCCGTGCTCTGCAACTCCCTGGCCGAGGAGGCCGATCAGCTGCGCGGCCAGCTGGGTGCCACAGTAAAGGTGTGTCAGGAGCTGCTGGccaggctggagagagagaagaagggaggagcAGTGGAGGAGATGCCACTGCAACAGAAAGCCAGAGAG ATGACGGAGTCTGTCAATGCTCAGATCTGCCAACTTCAGGAGGAGAATCATCAGCTAAAGCAGCGAGTGGCATAT GTGGAAAGTCTGAATGCTAAATGGCAGAAGTATGATTCCAGCAGGGAGGAATATGTTCGAGGGTTATGTCAGAGGCTGAAGGAGACCAGCACCCGCATCATGTCCAGTTCTGGTCCAGGAGCAGCGGGGCCTGAGCACAGGGCCGGGCTAGGCTTGGTGTCTGGTCTGGGCCCCGTCAGCAGCGGATTGCTTCATCAGGAGATTTCCAGGCTGAATGgcctgctggaggagaagatgAGCGAGTGTGTGAGGCTGGGCCGGGAAGTGGATGAGATAAGGAGGCGAGACCAAGAGCGGATTCAGACACTGGAGCAGCAG GTTCTCATCTACACAGAGGACTTTAAGTCAGAGCgggctgacagagagagagcacagggCCGCATCCAAGACCTGAAGGACGAGATTATTcagttgcagcagcagctgcacaaaCAG gGTGCAAGTAGAGAGAACCGAGATGCCGCACCTGTGTGTCGCGTCCACATTGGACACAGAATCACTTCCAGGCGGCACAAAGACTCTGCAGAACACTTGAGGAGAACCGGTGTGGAGCCGCCGAAACAACCCGCGGCAGCAACAACGCCAAACCTGGCCTGGAATGAATGTCAAGGCTTGTCAGAGCTACAGTGCCCGAGATGCCTCACCACGTTCGACGACAGGGATGCAGCCGAGTACCTGAATCATTGCGAAGAGTGCGCCAAGTTGTGA